One stretch of Novosphingobium pentaromativorans US6-1 DNA includes these proteins:
- a CDS encoding TadE/TadG family type IV pilus assembly protein, whose protein sequence is MRDLRALLAQFVREREGNVLPLAAIGMLVAAAVVGSGIDLSRAYKVENRLQSACDAGVLAGRRTVTTNGFDAASQSAAKAFFAANFDDGRQETHSTAFTVTADEKANTVTGKATTVLDTLIMRIFGYNDFTLSVTCGSSMGVGNADIMMVLDTTGSMNSSLSYSQTRIMALRDAMKNFYDTLANATSGTNARIRYGFVPYSSSVNVGRLLYDEDPSYLVDTRAYQSRQAYFIDYTSATKSAGTPSYQNYSGAGWYLLSNTSYSNNKCGYQVPSNDAGYSDYGSPSSSTSKSGSGSSLTITKTTTQGQRKASYQCSRSSHGYSYYIWVYYDTRDKVTSDTYSNAEVVTKPTANSDFYYWEYKPVSYSTSQYKAFSPVTTYTGESGATVSSTWAGCIEERSTTASSSFSYSSSNGYSPSGALDIDIDTAPSSADSTKWAPMWPEVAYRRFNQYGYRTTATSDSGRSASSYCPAKAQLLTGMSEGTFDSYADSLSAEGSTYLDIGMIWGGRMLSPDGIFADNVNTEPSNGGEVSRHIVFMTDGVMEPNYDIQQAWGMEYWDRRVTSDGYSDDTARHTSRFLAVCNAIKDKGIRIWVVAFTSGLSDDLKTCASDNSSFTANSSAELNTAFQEIAKQVGELRIVE, encoded by the coding sequence ATGCGCGATTTGAGGGCCTTGCTCGCACAATTCGTGCGCGAGAGGGAGGGAAACGTCCTGCCTCTGGCTGCGATCGGCATGCTCGTCGCCGCTGCGGTGGTGGGCTCGGGCATCGACCTCAGCCGCGCCTACAAGGTGGAGAACAGGCTTCAGTCCGCTTGCGATGCGGGCGTGCTTGCCGGTCGCCGCACGGTCACGACCAACGGCTTCGACGCGGCTTCGCAGAGCGCGGCCAAGGCGTTCTTCGCCGCGAACTTCGACGACGGTCGCCAGGAAACCCATTCGACGGCCTTCACGGTCACGGCGGACGAAAAGGCCAACACGGTGACCGGCAAGGCCACGACCGTGCTCGACACCCTGATCATGCGCATTTTCGGTTACAACGACTTCACGCTGTCGGTGACCTGCGGATCGTCGATGGGCGTGGGCAATGCCGACATCATGATGGTGCTCGATACCACCGGATCGATGAACAGCTCGCTGTCCTATTCGCAGACCCGCATCATGGCGCTGCGCGACGCGATGAAGAATTTCTACGACACGCTTGCCAATGCGACGTCCGGCACCAATGCCCGCATCCGCTATGGCTTCGTGCCCTATTCTTCCAGTGTGAACGTCGGTCGGCTGCTTTACGATGAGGACCCAAGCTATCTTGTCGATACGCGGGCCTACCAGTCGCGGCAGGCCTATTTCATAGACTACACTTCGGCAACGAAGAGCGCCGGTACGCCGAGTTATCAGAATTACTCTGGCGCAGGCTGGTATCTTCTCAGCAACACGAGCTACTCCAACAACAAGTGCGGATACCAGGTCCCTTCGAACGATGCGGGCTATTCGGATTATGGTTCGCCCAGTTCCAGCACGAGTAAATCGGGAAGCGGATCCAGCTTGACGATAACCAAGACGACGACACAGGGGCAGAGAAAGGCGAGTTACCAGTGCTCCAGGTCGAGTCATGGTTATAGCTACTATATATGGGTATATTATGACACCCGGGATAAAGTTACGTCTGACACGTATAGTAACGCCGAGGTGGTGACAAAGCCGACGGCAAACTCGGATTTTTACTATTGGGAATACAAGCCGGTTTCTTATTCCACCAGCCAGTACAAGGCATTCTCGCCTGTCACGACTTATACAGGTGAAAGTGGCGCGACTGTCTCCTCCACCTGGGCCGGCTGCATCGAGGAGCGCAGTACGACCGCTTCGTCGAGCTTCAGCTATTCCTCGTCGAACGGCTATTCGCCCTCGGGTGCGCTGGATATCGATATCGACACGGCACCGTCCTCGGCGGATTCGACCAAATGGGCTCCGATGTGGCCCGAAGTGGCCTACCGGCGCTTCAACCAATATGGCTATCGCACGACTGCTACTTCGGATTCAGGGCGTTCCGCGTCGTCCTATTGCCCGGCAAAGGCGCAACTGCTTACTGGAATGAGCGAAGGCACCTTCGATTCTTATGCTGATTCACTGTCGGCGGAAGGCAGCACCTACCTCGATATCGGCATGATCTGGGGCGGTCGAATGCTGTCCCCGGACGGCATTTTCGCGGACAACGTCAACACCGAGCCATCCAATGGTGGTGAGGTTTCACGCCACATCGTGTTCATGACAGACGGTGTGATGGAACCCAACTACGACATCCAGCAGGCCTGGGGCATGGAATACTGGGATCGCCGGGTCACGAGCGATGGCTACAGCGACGATACTGCCCGCCATACCTCCCGTTTCCTCGCGGTCTGTAACGCGATCAAGGACAAGGGCATCCGAATCTGGGTTGTCGCCTTCACTTCCGGGCTGTCGGACGACCTCAAGACCTGCGCGTCGGACAACAGTTCTTTTACGGCGAACAGTTCGGCCGAACTCAACACCGCCTTCCAGGAAATCGCCAAGCAGGTCGGCGAGTTGAGGATCGTGGAATGA
- a CDS encoding TadE/TadG family type IV pilus assembly protein, with amino-acid sequence MIVRSPLVTMLPAMLRRCRRESDGVTAVEFALASPVLIMLLVGIWDIGHMAYLSAVMHGAVQQVARKGTIEGADTSADDDYVKKVVSGVAPGARITTSRTSYYDFADISRPESWNDNNGNGVCDNSESYVDENGNGQWDADIGQDGNGGSGDVVLYTVKVTYEPVFPLPFLDSMDNTRTLSATAVKKNQPYALQERYGSSARTCT; translated from the coding sequence ATGATCGTGCGCAGTCCCCTGGTTACCATGCTGCCCGCCATGCTGCGTCGCTGCCGCCGCGAGAGCGACGGCGTGACCGCGGTGGAATTCGCCCTGGCATCGCCGGTGCTGATCATGCTGCTGGTCGGGATCTGGGATATCGGTCACATGGCCTATCTGTCCGCCGTGATGCACGGGGCAGTGCAGCAAGTTGCGCGCAAGGGCACGATCGAAGGCGCGGACACCTCGGCGGACGACGACTACGTGAAGAAGGTGGTGTCCGGCGTCGCGCCCGGCGCAAGGATCACGACGAGCCGCACCAGCTATTACGACTTTGCCGATATCAGCCGCCCTGAATCGTGGAACGACAACAACGGCAACGGCGTGTGCGACAATTCCGAAAGCTATGTCGATGAAAACGGCAATGGCCAGTGGGACGCGGACATCGGGCAGGACGGAAACGGCGGTTCGGGCGATGTCGTGCTCTACACGGTGAAAGTCACGTACGAACCGGTGTTTCCCTTGCCGTTCCTCGATAGCATGGACAACACGCGCACGCTTTCGGCCACCGCAGTGAAAAAGAACCAGCCTTATGCCCTGCAGGAACGGTACGGTTCTTCGGCGAGGACCTGCACATGA
- a CDS encoding TadE/TadG family type IV pilus assembly protein codes for MIARAVLADRIARLGRDSRGVSILEFALILPILITLGLYGTELAYMATINMQVSQIATSVADNASRLGQTDNSSVTPTVTEDQISSVIKGALVEGNAFDFETNGRIILSSLEKNGATGGQYIHWQRCSGSLAKNSAYGKQGDSVTAMGTSGHTVTAPSGSAVMYAEVYYQYQPLFGTMFTSNTQFHQEAAYVVRDDRNLTPGVTGTSGTNSCS; via the coding sequence ATGATTGCCCGCGCCGTTCTGGCGGATCGGATCGCTCGTCTCGGCCGGGATAGCCGCGGCGTCTCGATCCTCGAATTCGCGCTGATCCTGCCGATCCTGATCACGCTGGGGCTCTACGGCACTGAACTGGCCTACATGGCGACGATCAACATGCAGGTCTCTCAGATTGCGACCTCGGTGGCCGACAATGCCTCGCGCCTTGGCCAGACGGACAACAGCTCGGTCACGCCAACGGTGACGGAAGACCAGATCTCCTCGGTCATCAAGGGCGCGTTGGTCGAAGGCAATGCCTTCGACTTCGAGACGAATGGCCGGATCATCCTCTCCAGCCTGGAGAAGAACGGCGCGACCGGCGGTCAGTACATCCACTGGCAGCGGTGCAGCGGGAGCCTTGCGAAGAACTCCGCATACGGCAAGCAGGGGGACTCGGTTACGGCCATGGGGACTTCTGGGCACACGGTCACCGCACCCAGCGGATCGGCGGTGATGTATGCCGAGGTCTATTACCAGTATCAGCCGCTGTTCGGCACGATGTTCACCTCGAACACCCAGTTCCACCAGGAAGCGGCTTACGTGGTCAGGGACGATCGCAACCTGACGCCAGGCGTCACCGGAACCAGCGGCACCAACAGCTGCAGCTAG
- a CDS encoding MFS transporter — protein MEMPVQGDMPAVNEKPRLGFAGLWNISFGFFGIQIGFALQNANMSRVFQSLGSSIDDLPALWVAAPLTGLLVQPIVGHMSDRTWLGRFGRRRPYFLAGAILATIALLLMPESGGLLMAAMLLWMLDASLNISMEPFRAFVGDMLRKDQHTAGYAVQTAFIGAGAVVGSLFPYVLDHLGVSNTAADGGIPDTVRFSFWAGGAALLAAVLWTVLSTREYSPEEQTAFAEAQDVESTATSQALAARSPLGGLVWIAAGVLVALAVSGWGLEKEVYLLAALLAAYGAAVIVAIRLARAGRSASMLAGIVGDFSGMPPIMKRLALVQFFSWSALFIMWINTTPVVAQYHFGSADPASAAYQEAGNWVGVLFSVYNGVAALAALLILPWLAGRIGKARTHALCLTAGAAGFAGFMLLRDPDALVLCEIGIGIAWASILAMPYAILASSLPQAKLGIFMGLFNVFVVLPQLLVATVMGSIMKAFFPGEPIWTMAFAAATLLVAAAGALRIGQGT, from the coding sequence ATGGAGATGCCCGTGCAGGGAGACATGCCTGCGGTGAACGAAAAACCCCGGCTGGGGTTTGCCGGACTGTGGAACATCAGCTTCGGCTTCTTCGGCATCCAGATCGGCTTCGCTCTCCAGAACGCAAACATGAGCCGGGTATTCCAGTCTCTGGGTTCCAGCATCGATGACCTCCCCGCCCTGTGGGTGGCCGCACCGCTTACCGGCCTGCTGGTTCAGCCGATCGTCGGACACATGTCCGACCGCACCTGGCTGGGCCGGTTCGGCCGCCGCCGTCCCTACTTCCTTGCCGGAGCCATCCTCGCGACGATCGCACTCCTGCTCATGCCCGAAAGCGGCGGACTGCTCATGGCGGCCATGCTGCTCTGGATGCTCGATGCCAGCCTCAACATCTCGATGGAACCGTTCCGCGCCTTCGTCGGAGACATGTTGCGCAAGGACCAGCACACCGCCGGCTACGCAGTGCAGACTGCCTTCATCGGCGCAGGTGCGGTGGTGGGATCCTTGTTTCCCTACGTCCTCGACCATCTGGGCGTTTCGAATACGGCGGCAGACGGCGGCATTCCCGATACGGTGCGTTTCAGCTTCTGGGCTGGCGGGGCGGCGCTGCTGGCCGCCGTGCTGTGGACCGTGCTCAGCACGCGCGAATATTCACCGGAGGAACAGACCGCCTTTGCCGAAGCGCAGGATGTCGAATCCACGGCTACCTCACAGGCGCTGGCAGCGCGCAGCCCGCTCGGCGGACTGGTCTGGATTGCCGCAGGCGTACTTGTCGCGCTCGCAGTAAGCGGGTGGGGCCTGGAAAAGGAAGTCTACCTGCTCGCGGCCCTGCTGGCAGCCTATGGAGCCGCGGTCATCGTCGCGATCCGACTGGCGCGTGCCGGTCGTTCCGCCTCCATGCTGGCGGGAATTGTCGGTGACTTCTCGGGCATGCCTCCGATCATGAAGCGCCTCGCACTAGTGCAGTTCTTCAGCTGGTCGGCCCTGTTCATCATGTGGATCAACACGACGCCGGTGGTGGCTCAGTATCATTTCGGATCTGCAGACCCTGCAAGCGCGGCCTATCAGGAGGCAGGCAACTGGGTCGGCGTGCTGTTCTCCGTCTATAACGGCGTCGCGGCGCTGGCTGCCCTGCTCATCCTGCCTTGGCTTGCAGGTCGTATCGGCAAGGCGCGCACCCACGCCCTGTGCCTGACGGCTGGTGCAGCCGGTTTTGCCGGCTTCATGCTGCTGCGCGATCCCGATGCGCTGGTCCTGTGCGAAATCGGCATCGGCATTGCCTGGGCCTCGATCCTCGCAATGCCTTACGCGATCCTCGCCAGCAGCCTGCCGCAGGCCAAGCTCGGCATATTCATGGGTCTGTTCAACGTCTTCGTGGTTCTGCCCCAGTTGCTGGTGGCCACCGTCATGGGCTCGATCATGAAAGCCTTCTTCCCGGGCGAGCCGATCTGGACGATGGCCTTCGCCGCCGCCACGCTGCTGGTCGCCGCTGCCGGAGCGCTGCGGATCGGCCAGGGAACCTAG
- a CDS encoding LacI family DNA-binding transcriptional regulator: MGRKPSNRPTSFDIAYRAGVSQPTVSRALRGSKSVSAATRARIEEIARELNYSVDKNASSLRTQRSNTIALLFFEEQTPDDSKINPFFLSMLGSITRQCAHRGLDLLISFQKMEDDWHVRYQDSHRADGLILLGYGDYTLYESRLEQLVGQGTHFVRWGSVDDDNIGATVGSDNLGAGKLAGEHLLGLGRKKIAFLGQADEHYPEFADRYRGLCMALEAAGIAPDPALKRNVISHEELGGEAMASIIASGAPFDAVFAASDLIAIGAMKALAAAGLCVPEDVAVMGFDDLPAASMTNPPLTTVMQDLRSAGELLVDTLVAQIEDSPPPPRQIGTRLIPRKSTAG; this comes from the coding sequence GTGGGACGCAAGCCGAGCAACCGACCGACGAGTTTCGACATCGCCTATCGCGCCGGTGTATCCCAGCCCACCGTCAGTCGCGCATTGCGTGGCAGCAAGTCCGTGAGCGCCGCCACACGCGCCCGGATCGAGGAGATCGCCCGCGAACTCAACTACTCGGTCGACAAGAACGCATCCTCGCTGCGCACCCAGCGTTCGAACACGATCGCGCTGCTCTTCTTCGAGGAACAGACCCCCGACGATTCCAAGATCAACCCCTTCTTCCTCTCGATGCTGGGGTCGATCACGCGCCAATGCGCCCATCGCGGCCTCGACCTGCTGATCTCGTTCCAGAAGATGGAGGATGACTGGCACGTGCGCTATCAGGACAGCCACCGTGCCGACGGCCTGATCCTGCTCGGCTACGGCGACTACACCCTCTATGAAAGCCGACTGGAACAACTTGTCGGACAAGGCACGCATTTCGTGCGCTGGGGTTCTGTGGACGACGACAACATCGGCGCGACCGTGGGATCTGACAATCTCGGCGCGGGCAAGCTTGCGGGCGAACACCTGCTTGGCCTGGGCCGGAAAAAGATCGCATTCCTGGGACAGGCGGACGAACACTATCCCGAATTCGCGGATCGCTACCGCGGCCTGTGCATGGCGCTCGAAGCGGCCGGAATAGCGCCTGACCCGGCGCTCAAGCGCAATGTCATCAGCCACGAGGAACTGGGCGGCGAAGCCATGGCCTCTATCATCGCAAGCGGCGCCCCCTTCGATGCCGTCTTCGCCGCCAGCGACCTCATCGCCATCGGCGCGATGAAGGCCCTTGCAGCGGCAGGCCTCTGCGTTCCCGAAGACGTGGCAGTTATGGGCTTCGACGACCTGCCGGCAGCCAGCATGACCAATCCTCCGCTGACTACGGTGATGCAGGACCTGCGCAGCGCGGGGGAACTGCTGGTCGATACGCTGGTAGCCCAGATCGAGGACTCCCCCCCTCCGCCCCGCCAGATCGGCACCCGGCTGATCCCGCGCAAAAGCACGGCGGGGTGA
- a CDS encoding TonB-dependent receptor, giving the protein MAIAIALVAGIPAAAQAQDTAAADDADTANQVIIVTGFRASLENAINEKKQAQQIVESVSAEDIGKLPDASIAESIARLPGLTSQRVSGRSNAIAIRGFAPDFSTTLLNGREQTSTGDNRAVEYDQYPSEVISQVNVYKTPMASLVGQGLSGTVDMRTIRPLEAGKRVVSFGARGSYADLGKLNTGSDDMGYRVNGMYVDQFANNTIGVALGASYTDEPYQIEEFNAWGYADTPDGNKVIGGSKSYNTSTKLTRLGLNGTLQWRPDPRFTSTIDAFYSNFKDDQIKRGIELPLYWGNATLNPDYTASDGLITSGSFDDVKGVLRNDVFQRHAKLYSFGWNNKWEGDDGWDAMFDASYSKTDRNELSIESYSGTGRGDLGATDTIGFTSKSSGTGFTHGLDYGDYDLIQLTSPQGLGGTQIAQDGTSIVGGQDGYYNNRIVKDELWQFRVEVQKHIENGWLDSIRAGLNYNNRSKSLVPEEYFLGLAANTDGLTSVPVPEEYRLGTTDLKYLGLGPVISYNPIDLINDGIYNLVANPYGDVVVKSYSIRERIMTGYVQANFDADIGSANLTGNIGVQANWTDQNSKGATAVLLGTNPNGSPNVGSLVRNESTDYLDVLPSLNLSLRLPSDFVIRFAASREIIRPRLDDMRASLSTSYTITGNVAQVTGESGNPDLRPWRANALDLTFEKYFGGKGYISAQFFWKELKSYVYKQDITIPSSLLALADPGNGVTISPTAQIQVPINGQGGKLYGVELATTLPFDTFVPALEGFGVTGSVAYTKTKIQPEPGAPSSDLPGYSKWVANGTAYFEKAGFNLRGSVRYRSTFIGEVSGFAANRVRRRAASELIVDGQIGYDFQEGSALEGLSLYLQGQNLTDEPFITTNPGGDSRQIIDYQRYGRRFLAGFSYKF; this is encoded by the coding sequence ATGGCCATTGCCATCGCGCTTGTTGCCGGCATTCCCGCCGCGGCGCAGGCGCAGGATACCGCCGCGGCCGATGATGCGGACACAGCCAATCAGGTGATCATCGTCACTGGTTTCCGTGCCAGTCTCGAGAATGCCATCAACGAGAAGAAGCAGGCCCAGCAGATCGTCGAATCGGTCTCGGCCGAAGATATCGGCAAGCTGCCCGATGCCTCGATCGCGGAATCGATCGCTCGCCTGCCGGGCCTGACCTCGCAGCGCGTTTCCGGCCGTTCGAATGCCATCGCCATTCGCGGCTTTGCGCCGGACTTCTCGACCACGCTGCTCAATGGACGCGAGCAGACCTCGACCGGCGACAACCGCGCCGTCGAGTATGACCAGTATCCGTCCGAGGTGATCAGCCAGGTCAACGTCTACAAGACGCCGATGGCGAGCCTTGTCGGGCAGGGTCTCTCCGGCACCGTCGACATGCGCACGATCCGTCCGCTCGAGGCGGGCAAGCGGGTCGTCTCCTTCGGTGCGCGCGGTTCCTATGCGGATCTCGGCAAGCTCAACACCGGCTCCGATGACATGGGCTACCGCGTCAACGGCATGTACGTGGACCAGTTCGCCAACAACACGATCGGCGTGGCACTGGGCGCCAGCTACACCGACGAGCCTTATCAGATCGAGGAATTCAACGCCTGGGGCTATGCCGACACGCCTGACGGCAACAAGGTGATCGGCGGCTCGAAGTCGTACAACACCTCGACCAAGCTCACGCGTCTGGGTCTCAACGGTACGCTGCAATGGCGGCCCGACCCGCGCTTTACCTCGACGATCGATGCGTTCTACTCGAACTTCAAGGACGACCAGATCAAGCGCGGCATCGAGCTTCCGCTCTACTGGGGTAATGCAACGCTCAATCCCGATTATACCGCCAGCGACGGCCTGATCACTTCGGGCAGCTTCGACGACGTCAAGGGCGTGCTGCGCAACGACGTGTTCCAGCGCCATGCCAAGCTCTACTCGTTCGGCTGGAACAACAAGTGGGAAGGCGACGACGGCTGGGATGCCATGTTCGACGCCAGCTACTCCAAGACCGACCGCAACGAGCTTTCTATCGAGAGCTATTCGGGCACGGGGCGCGGTGATCTGGGAGCGACCGATACCATCGGCTTCACCAGCAAGTCGAGCGGCACGGGCTTTACCCATGGCCTCGATTACGGCGACTACGACCTGATCCAGCTGACCTCGCCGCAGGGCTTGGGCGGTACCCAGATCGCGCAGGATGGCACCAGCATCGTCGGTGGTCAGGACGGCTACTACAACAACCGCATCGTCAAGGACGAACTCTGGCAGTTCCGCGTCGAGGTGCAGAAGCACATCGAAAACGGCTGGCTGGATTCGATCCGTGCAGGGTTGAACTACAACAACCGCTCCAAGTCGCTCGTTCCGGAAGAATACTTCCTCGGCCTTGCCGCCAATACCGACGGGCTCACCAGCGTTCCGGTGCCCGAGGAATACCGCCTCGGCACTACCGACCTGAAGTACCTCGGCCTCGGTCCGGTGATCAGCTACAACCCGATCGACCTGATCAACGACGGTATCTATAACCTCGTCGCGAACCCCTACGGCGATGTCGTGGTCAAGAGCTACTCGATCCGCGAGCGGATCATGACCGGCTATGTCCAGGCCAACTTCGATGCCGACATCGGTTCGGCCAACCTGACCGGTAACATCGGCGTGCAGGCGAACTGGACCGACCAGAACTCGAAGGGCGCAACGGCTGTCCTGCTTGGCACCAATCCCAACGGTTCGCCCAATGTGGGTTCGCTCGTGCGCAACGAAAGCACGGACTATCTCGACGTGCTGCCGAGCCTCAACCTCTCGCTGCGCCTGCCGAGCGACTTCGTGATCCGCTTCGCCGCATCGCGCGAGATCATTCGTCCGCGCCTTGACGACATGCGCGCTTCGCTCAGCACGAGCTACACGATTACCGGCAATGTGGCTCAGGTCACCGGCGAATCCGGCAATCCGGACCTGCGTCCGTGGCGCGCCAATGCTCTCGACCTGACCTTCGAGAAGTACTTCGGCGGCAAGGGCTATATCTCGGCCCAGTTCTTCTGGAAGGAACTCAAGAGCTACGTCTACAAGCAGGACATCACGATCCCGTCGAGCCTGCTGGCACTTGCCGATCCGGGCAATGGCGTGACCATCTCGCCGACGGCGCAGATCCAGGTTCCGATCAACGGGCAGGGCGGCAAGCTCTACGGCGTGGAGCTGGCGACAACGCTGCCGTTCGACACGTTCGTACCCGCGCTTGAAGGCTTCGGCGTGACCGGCAGCGTCGCTTACACGAAGACGAAGATCCAGCCCGAGCCGGGCGCGCCTTCCAGCGACCTTCCGGGCTATTCCAAGTGGGTCGCAAACGGCACCGCCTACTTCGAGAAGGCTGGCTTCAACTTGCGCGGTTCGGTTCGGTACCGCTCGACCTTCATTGGCGAGGTTTCCGGTTTCGCGGCCAATCGCGTACGTCGCCGGGCGGCTTCGGAGCTGATCGTCGACGGCCAGATCGGCTACGACTTCCAGGAAGGCAGCGCACTCGAAGGTCTCTCGCTTTACCTGCAGGGCCAGAACCTGACCGACGAACCTTTCATCACCACCAACCCCGGAGGCGATTCGCGCCAGATCATCGACTACCAGCGCTACGGTCGTCGTTTCCTGGCCGGCTTCTCCTACAAGTTCTGA
- a CDS encoding tryptophan halogenase family protein: MTQTRFSIVIVGGGTAGWMSAAALARFAPPGYAVTLVESEAIGTVGVGEATIPAIRLFNKALGIDEAQFLRETSASYKLGIAFDGWLGEGHSYMHAFGTVGRPLGLLPFRHYWARAKAAGNAKPLAHYAANELAARTGRMATGVSGPGIPELPWAYHFDAGLYATFLRRLAQSMGVTRHEGRIARVIRKDEGDIAAVQTEGGQTLAADFFIDCSGFKGLLIEEELQTGYEDWRHWLPCDRAVAAPCEAAGPFTPYTRSIARSAGWQWRIPLQHRIGNGLVYCSEYLSDEAATESLLASLEAPAQADPRLLRFTTGRRRKAWNRNVLAVGLASGFMEPLESTSIHLIQSTIMRFLTVLPCGPASPAIVSAFNRRTAEEFECIRDFLILHYKANARAGEPFWDRCRDMAVPDSLAARIAEFEEACQIQPAGDELFQEAAWLQVMAGQGIEPKGWNPIADALSEEDLAGFLGAVEQACLQTVGPMPRHMDFLAATCASALSSSPELETLP; this comes from the coding sequence GTGACCCAGACCCGCTTCAGCATCGTCATTGTCGGCGGCGGAACGGCCGGCTGGATGAGCGCCGCGGCACTCGCCCGCTTTGCCCCTCCCGGATACGCGGTGACGCTCGTGGAAAGCGAGGCGATCGGTACCGTCGGCGTCGGTGAGGCGACGATCCCGGCCATCCGCCTGTTCAACAAGGCTCTCGGCATCGACGAGGCGCAGTTCCTGCGCGAGACATCGGCTTCCTACAAGCTGGGCATCGCCTTCGATGGCTGGCTAGGCGAAGGGCACAGCTACATGCACGCCTTCGGAACGGTGGGCCGTCCCCTCGGCCTGCTGCCCTTCCGCCATTATTGGGCGCGCGCGAAGGCGGCGGGCAATGCCAAGCCGCTGGCACATTACGCCGCCAATGAACTGGCCGCGCGCACCGGACGCATGGCAACCGGCGTGTCCGGTCCCGGCATTCCCGAATTGCCCTGGGCCTATCATTTCGACGCCGGTCTCTATGCCACCTTCCTGCGTCGCCTGGCGCAGAGCATGGGCGTCACCCGGCACGAGGGACGCATCGCCCGGGTCATCCGCAAGGATGAAGGCGATATCGCAGCGGTGCAGACCGAGGGCGGTCAGACGCTTGCGGCCGATTTCTTCATCGATTGCTCGGGCTTCAAGGGCCTGCTCATCGAAGAGGAACTGCAGACCGGCTATGAGGACTGGCGCCATTGGCTGCCTTGCGACCGGGCCGTTGCCGCGCCTTGCGAGGCGGCAGGGCCGTTCACGCCTTACACCCGCTCGATCGCGCGCAGCGCGGGATGGCAGTGGCGCATCCCCCTGCAGCATCGCATCGGCAACGGGCTCGTCTATTGCAGCGAATACCTGAGCGATGAAGCGGCTACCGAGTCACTTCTCGCATCTCTCGAGGCGCCGGCGCAGGCCGATCCGCGCCTGTTGCGCTTCACGACCGGTCGGCGCCGCAAGGCATGGAACCGCAATGTCCTGGCCGTAGGTCTGGCGAGCGGATTCATGGAGCCGCTGGAGTCGACCTCGATCCACCTGATCCAGTCCACGATCATGCGGTTCCTGACCGTATTGCCCTGCGGTCCTGCAAGCCCTGCCATCGTCAGCGCCTTCAATCGCCGGACCGCGGAAGAATTCGAGTGCATCCGCGACTTCCTGATTTTGCACTACAAGGCCAATGCCCGCGCAGGCGAACCGTTCTGGGATCGGTGCCGCGACATGGCCGTGCCTGATTCGCTGGCTGCCCGCATCGCCGAGTTCGAGGAAGCCTGCCAGATTCAGCCTGCCGGTGACGAACTGTTCCAGGAGGCGGCCTGGCTGCAGGTGATGGCCGGGCAGGGGATCGAGCCGAAAGGCTGGAACCCCATTGCCGATGCCCTGAGCGAGGAAGATCTCGCCGGCTTCCTCGGCGCCGTCGAACAGGCTTGCCTGCAGACGGTAGGCCCGATGCCGCGCCACATGGATTTCCTGGCGGCAACTTGCGCTTCGGCATTGTCCAGCTCCCCCGAATTGGAGACACTTCCTTGA